CACTGGGCGAACTTGCCTTGCAGGGCCTTGAACTGCCCCGACGCCAACTGGTGGCCGATGCCGCGCGAACCGCAGTGCGACAGGAACGCGACGCCGCCGTCGACGAGCCCGAAGACCCGCGCCGCTTCGCGCGCACGATCGTTTGCTTCGACATGCACGACTTCGCATTCGCCAAAATGGTTGCCCCCGCCGTAGGAGCCAAGTTGCGTCATCTTTGCGTCGAAGCGGTGCATTTGCGGCATCAGTTGCTCGAGCCGTAACGCCAGGGCGCCGGTCGAGTCGTCGTGGCCCACGTGCGCGGAATCTTCGCAGCGCGCCGCCCACTCTGGCGGGATGCCGAGTTCTTCGCACACGCCGCGCGAAGCTCCTTCCACCATGACGCGTTTGCCAAGGGCTTCGCTGACGTGGCGCGACTTCGGGGCATTCCGCTGACCGCGACCGGCGCCGGTGGGCGTCCGTTCGCAGATCGCGTTGATGAGAGCGCGACGCGTCGGCCGGTCGAGAATCGCGTCGGCCGGCAGGCTGGTTTGCAGCAGGCTCATCGAACACTTGATGTCGACGCCAACCGGGCCGGGATAGATGTGGGTCGGCGAAACCATGACGCAGCCGACCGGCGCCCCGTAGCCGCAATGGGCGTCGGGGTTCAGCACCAGATCGGTAACGCCAGGCGCCAGCCGCGAGTTGATCGCCTGCTGCAGGCAGAGGTCGTCGAAGGTGGCGCGAATCGCCTCGGTGCCGATGACGGTGATCGGCTTCTGCTTTCCGCCGGTCGGTAGAATGGCGGTCGCATCGCCATCGGCGATCATCTGGAACTTGCTCGGCGCCGAGGGCGAATCGTTGTCAGTGGCGATGCTCATTAGTATCAACTCGTGAGAGTAAAAGGGCGGCGACAAGAAATCGAAGAAACAAACACCTGACGATCTAACCCGTTGATCTACGGCTCGCACGACAAGTCACGCGATGCCGGCGGGGCTCGAACCCGCTCCCTTCAGGTTCCATGTAGTTCCTTCTGCATTCGCCGCTGGCTTGGGATGTTTTGTAAGTTTCAAAATGAATGGCGACAAAAGACGAAGAAACAGTCTGATGCTCTAACCACTGAGCTACGGGCGCCGCGCGAGCGACTGCGCCGGTGGGACTCGAACCCACGACCGTCAGGGCAATGTAGTTCCTTCTGCATTCGCCATTCAAAGCAGTAAAAGTCTTGTTACGTGGAAAAACCAAAAGCGAAAGGCGCGACGACAAAATTGATGAAACGGATACGCGCTCTGCCAGACTGAGCTACGGCCCCGTAGTTGTACCAAACGAGTAGAGCCGGTGGGATTCGAACCCACGACCTCGGGTTCCTAGACCATGTAGTTCCATCCGCATTCGTCGCGCTTTTCGCCTTTGGTTCGATATGGATCGAGTAAATCTCTTGCGACAAACGGGGGCGAGACATCCCGGCCCGTAAGTTGAAAGTGGACCGGAGGGGATTCGAACCCCCTAAAGCCATGTAGTCACGCTGGCATTCGCAAGAGTTAGGTTGGTTGTGTATTGACTTCAAAAAACATGAGGGCGCAACCACAACAGAATCGACAAGGGTTCGTCGAGACGGTCACATTGGGTTAAATGTAGTCTCGAAGGCATTCGATTCCGCTGTTGCCAGAAGGTCGCCGTCGGGGAGGGAGGGCGCCCGAAACGTCCCTCCCTCCCGCACTTGCTCGTTACAAACTCACCGCTTCGATCACGCGGACCCAGTGATCGCTGGCGAACTGGCCGCTCGCCACGTTGGCAAGCAGCTCGAACACTTGATCGCTGAAGCCGCCGACGTTGACGACGTCGTCCCGCTCCTTAGCTTGCACCGTTCCCGACGGCTGAATGTCGATGCAGACCATTCGCGCCCGCGGGTTACGGGCCTTGAAGGCAGACCATTCGTTCATCGTCGCGGTTCGGCCTCCGCCGAAACGACCGTAAGCAGGCGTGTCGATCCACGACTCGTTGTCCGAGACGAAGACCACCAAATCGCCGACGGCACGCCGCTCGTTGAGCGTCCGCAGCGGGGCGCTGCAGTTCGTACCCGACGGCGGTAACGCCGAGAGCTTCTGTGCGTTCGTCATCACGCTGTCGCGCGGGTTGAGCCGGACATCAACCGTCTTGTCGTTGAACGGCAGCACCTCCGCCTCCGGATTTTGTCGTAGCACGGCCGCCGCGACGAGCGCCGCCACGTCGATGCAACGGACCGCGGTCGTCGCGCCTGGGCGATGGCCGGTGACCGGCGAATGCATCGACCCCGACACGTCGGGGCAGATGAACGCCTTTCCCGCGATGCGCGGCACATTCTTCAAAGACAGTTCCATGGCGTCTTGCAGGGATTCGCGGACCGCCGTCGGCACGCGAGCGTCGGCGTTCGCGTAGGCCGTCATCAACTGGTACGGGAAGACTCGCGCCTTCTCCACCAGCCGAGGATCGCGCAGCCGGTTGGCAATGAGCGTCGTCATTTCAGCATCCTCGAATACTTCGTGTCGCAGAAACGTGTTGAGATTCATCCGCGTCATTTGCCACGGCGCCGTCCGCGCGATCTGTCGCCAATCTTTCTTCGTGAGCGGCAGCCCCGTCAGCATTTGGAACGGCACGTCGGGCACGGCGACCTTTCCCGGATTGGTGTTGCGATTGAACTTTTCGTACTGCTTCACCAATTCCGGCAAGACTTCGGCGTTGTGCTGGCGACCAATCAAGTAACCGTACAGCGCTTCCCGGGTTGAGTTCGCCGGCTTGGGGTGGACCATTCGCAGCACGTCGGCCAGAGACGGAGCGTTGCCTACTGAACCGGTGAAGAGCTGCGCATCGCTCCGCGCTTCAAGCCATTGAACGATTAACCGCTTCGGCAGCGTACCGAGGCTCTTGCGCCCCACCGCGCCCGATCGCATGATTTGCACGAAGTTGCGGAGCATCTTCGGCGAATCGATGACGCGATCAAACGCCTCGGCCAGCAACCCCGGCGAGCGGACCGACAGCACCGCCAACAGGAGCGCCGGCATATCTTTCATGTGGCCGCGTTCCCGAGCGTAGATGGCAGTGCGAGCGATGAACTCCGGCTCAACGGCGTTGCATAGCATGAGAACCGTTTCGAGCTGCTCTTCGGCCGAGGCGTAAAAGGTCGCACCCAGGCAACCGGTCGCCGCGTATTGGGCAAGGGCTTGCTTATCGGTGCGCTGGTACGCGAGGCCGCCGGCTTCGTTCACGGCGTCGGCCTTCGGAGTCAGGACGCCACGGAGGGACTGAAAGAGTGACTTGTTTGCCATGATTGGTTTCCTTCGATTCGGCCAAGTTCGTTGCATGCCAACTTCGATGGGATGACCTAATGCATCAGGTGTGCCAATGGAACGTACATTGAGCTGTTAATTTCCATAAGATGTTTTCTTGATTAGTGTTACGAGTCATTTCCATGCGTGAAACCAGGAGCACTTCTGTGGTAAACCAGCGGTATTTATGATATTCTTAGATAGCCGTTTATATGACGGTATACGGACTACTTGAACACGAAACCAATGAAGCAAGTCGCCATTGGCCTCCTGGGCTCCCGACTCGACCAGAGCATCGAAGACGCAAACCGCTGGCAAACCTGGCGGCCCTCAGTCGCGATCTGCCAACACGAAGATTTCTTGATCGACCGATTTGAGCTGATCTACGACGCCGCGGTGTCGCGGTTGGCCAATAGCGTCGCCGACGACATCCGGTCGGTTTCCCCGGAGACGGAGGTGAGGCTTCACGAACTCACCTTCCAAGATCCGTGGGATTTCGAGGAGGTGTACGGCGGCCTGCATGCGTTCGCGAGCAGCTACACGTTTCGCCCGGAGTCGGAGCGCTATCTCGTCAACATCACAACGGGCACCCACGTTCAGCAGATATGTCTCTTCTTGCTTGCGGAATCAGGGCATATCCCAGGGCAGTTGCTGCAGGCCTCGCCGCCGCGACGCCAACAGGAAGGGCAGGGGACCTATCGGATCATCGATCTCGATCTGTCGCGCTACGATCAACTCGCGGCGAGATTCGCGCTGGAACAGCAGGAGAGCCTGTCGTTCCTGAAGTCAGGAATTCAAACGCGCAACGCAGCGTTCAACGCGCTCATCGAACAGATTGAACGCGTAGCCATCCACAGTCGAGCGCCGCTGTTGATCACGGGGCCTACTGGCGCCGGGAAGAGCCAGCTTGCCCGCCGCGTTTTCGAACTTAAGCAACAGCGCCGGCAGCTGGCCGGACGCTTCGTGGAGGTGAACTGCGCCACCTTACGCGGCGATCAGGCGATGTCGGCGCTGTTCGGCCATGAGAAGGGCGCCTACACCGGCGCAACAGCCAAGCGAGACGGCTTGCTCCGCGCCGCCGACGGCGGCATGCTCTTTCTCGACGAAATCGGCGAGCTCGGGCTGGACGAACAGGCGATGCTGTTGCGCGCCATCGAAGAGAAGCGATTCCTCGCCGTCGGCGCCGACCGCGAGGTTGCCAGCGATTTTCAATTGATTGCCGGCACGAATCGCGACTTGCAGCGTGCAGTGAATGAAGGCCGATTCCGCGAGGATTTGTTGGCGAGAATCAACCTTTGGACATTTTGCCTGCCGGGCCTGGCTGAGCGTCGCGAGGATATCGCCCCCAACTTGGAGTACGAGTTGACGCAGTACTCGGCAAAGACGGGGCAAGTCGTGCGGATGAACAAAGAGGCGACGCAACGGTTCCTCCAATTCGCGGAGACGGACGCCGCGACGTGGCGAGCCAATTTCCGCGACCTCAACGCCGCCGTAACGCGCATGGCGACCCTCGCCGCTGGCGGACGCATTTCAACTGATCTCGTTGAAGAAGAAATTCGACGCCTGCAGACGCAATGGCAGCCCTGCGTCGTCGGCCCGAACGATCGCTCGCTGCCGGAGTTGGTCGACGCGAGTCAGCTGGACGATTTCGACCGCGTGCAACTAGAGGAAGTGGTGCGGGTATGCCGGCAAAGCAAGACGATCTCCGACGCTGGCCGGAAGTTGTTCGCAGTCTCAAGAAATTTGAAAGCGAAACCCAACGACGCCGATCGGCTGCGAAAATACTTGGCCCGGTTCGAATTAACCTGGGAATTACTGCATCGCTAAGCGTCCCGCCAAATGGAGAATCTTGAGGCTAAAAACCGTCTATCTAGATGGCACTTAGTGCTTAATTCGCGTTGGCGATTAAAAAGGGCGGCGTCTCAAGATCAGCGTGGCGAGCGCGACGAGAGCAAGAGTTAGCGCGGCCGGTTCGGGGATGGGCTGTGCGACTGGGACGGCGGGCGGGATGGCTGCGAACTGGCTTTTCCAGATGATCATGTCGAGAATATTGACGGCGCCGTCGCGGTTGGCGTCGCCGCTCGTGATCGACGCGCCGCTCGTCGTTCCCATGCCTCGTTGCAGGGCGAGGAAGTCTTTGCCATCGACGGCGCGATCCTGATTGAAGTCGGCAGATGGGTTGATGTTCAACTTAAAGTCGTCAATCGCGAGCCCGTCGTTGGTTCCGCCGATGTTGGCGTTCGCCAGCCAACGGATGTAGAAGACGCCGCCGTCGGGGATGCCGCCGGAGGGAATGACGGCGACGGGCGCCGTCGTGGTGCGGTTGGCGGCGAGATTGCCATCCTTCGCGCCGGCAGGCGACGTGTTGTTGGGGGAGACGAAATCGAGCGTGTTGACGGCGGTCCAGACAACGCCGGGGCCTTGGTCCACAATCGAAGTCGCGTTCACGCTGAACTCAAAGTCGAGGCGATCGACGATAGCGTCAGCGGCGCCGAGGCGCCACATTTCACCAGTGTAAGCGATGGTGAAGGAAGTGATCACGAAGCCGGTGTTGTTGAGGAAGCAGGCGCCGAGGGTCGTGTTGACAGTTCCGGAGGTGAGTTCCCCGAAGGCTCGATCGCTGTTTCCCGACGCGCCGTAGCTATAAGTGTTGCCGGTGGAAAGCGCGCCGTTGTCGGCAGTGTAAGTGAGCGTGCCGCCGGTTCCGGCTTCGCTAAAGGCCCAGCCTTGGGGAAGGGAGTTGGAGTTGTTTGCCGTCCCGGACGCAGGGAGCGCGTTGAAGTCCTGGAGGTAGGAGGGGCCGGTAAGAAACACGCAAAGTTGAGCATGGGCCGCGCTGCCCGTGGCGGCGAGCGCGACGATGACGAATAGAAGCTCGACGACGCGGGGCCGCCGGAGGATGGTGGCGCTCATGGGTGCAACACGCTGAGAAGTAGGCAGTGCGGAGCAGCAACGCAGCAGGCGACGTTTACTATAGAAAGCCTGGGGATTGGGGTCCATCAATTCGCAGTCGCGGGGAGTAATCGCCCCATGGCGAGGCCGTTTCGCGGTTGCTGCGACGAAATAGGCTGCCTGCGACTGGCCTGGAGTCGTCGGCAGTCGTCCGGGGAATGGCCCCGACATAGACGCATTGCTCTTCGCCCAGAGTCACCCTCATCGCGACGTGTCGCACTGTGCGAAATGGCAGACGCGCCGCAATACTAGACCAATAAATCCCAATTTATTGACAAAGGAGACTAGCCGCAAGGCGTTAAGGAATTTCCTGCCACGCTTAAGATAGGTCGCTGCGAACGTGTGTTTATCTCCAAGCGACATAATGATTCAGCACAATTTTGCATAGAAACTTCGGGGACCAAATTGAGTTACTTGCCGCAGTGAGGCGACATCGTGACGCCGATGGATACTCAGATTCGCCTTGTTTTCCCGAGCGGTGCGTTGGTTGGCTAAACCGCTTCGCAGAGTTGCCGCGGCTTGCGGGGCGAGAGACGTCACCTGGGGATGTGGTTTCCCAGCCCTTCAACTGCGATTGCTCACGTTACAATAAAAACTTCTCCTGTAAGAAGCTGCGTCGAGAGGTCGACGCCGCGCGCGGCTCCAACTTTTCCACCGCCGATGATTCGATTGAGATCGCGCTCATGGCGCGAAGCTCGCAGGCAGGCAAGCATATTGTTCATGAGATTGCATCGCTCTCGCATCGCTCTGATCGCAACGCTGGCGGCAAGCGTCTGCGCGCTTTCGGCTTCGCCAGTGTGGGCAGCCGTCGACTTTGCCCGTGAGATCCAGCCGATCCTGGAGATGTACTGCGTCTCGTGCCACTCGGCCGATCACACGGACGGCGACGTTGACCTTTCAACGATTGAAAAGGTCCGCGGCAGCGAGGGATTGCTCGTGCCAGGCCAGCCGGAGGAGAGTTCGCTTTACACGCTGGTGGCCGTTGAGAAGGACGACCCGCAGCTCATGCCGCCCGCCGATCAGGGAGGGCCGCTGAAGAGCGAATCGATCGAGTTGCTCAAAACTTGGATCGCCGAGGGGGCGACCTGGCCGGAGGGAGTGACGCTCAAGGTTCGGCCGAAGCCGCCGGCGGAGATTCCGTCGCCGGATGATATGGAGTTGGTCAAGCGGATCCACGCGAAGATCGTCGCGCAAGCGCAGGCCGACGGCGACGGCGCGATGGAGAGCTACGAGGCGGAAGTGCCCGAGACGGCCGCTCCCTATGCGATGGTCGCGATCGAGGGGGGCAAGTTCCTGATGGGAAGCCCCGCCGACGAAGCGGGGCGCGGCGAAGAGGAAGGGCCACAGGTTGAGGTGGAGGTCACACCGTTCTGGATCGGCAAGCATGAGGTCACCTGGGACGAATACGAGCCATTTATGATCACCGGGATCGAACGGCTGAAGAACGGCATGCGTAAGGATTTTGACCCCGCCGTTCATACCGACGTCGATGCAGTGAGCCAGCCGACTACGCCCTATGTCGAAATGAGCTTCGGTATGGGTCAGTATGGCTACCCGGCGATCAGCATGACGCAGCATGGGGCCAATAAGTATTGTCAGTGGCTGAGCGCTCAGACCGGGCACTTTTACCGATTGCCGACCGAAGCTGAGTGGGAGTACGCCTGCCGCGCCGGTACGAATACCGCGTATTCATTCGGCGATGATCCTGCAGCGCTCGACGACTACGCGTGGCACGCCGGCAACAGCGAAGAGAAATACCAACTCGTCGGACAGAAGGAACCGAATCCGTGGGGCCTCTACGACATGCACGGCAATGTCGCGGAATGGACCGCGGATCAGTTTGATCCGAACTACTTCAAACAACTTAAACCAGGCGCTGCGAACCCGTTCGTGAAGCCGACGACGCTTTATCCGCGCAGCGCGCGCGGCGGCGGCTGGGCCGATGGGCCGGAGCGGCTGCGTGCGGCCGCGCGGCTTGGCTCCGAAGCGGCGTGGCAAGAACAAGATCCTCAGCTTCCCAAAAGCCAATGGTATCTCACCGACGCCCCGTGGCTCGGTTTTCGTCTCGTTCGCCCGAAGGAAATTCCTTCGGCTGAGGAAATGTATTTCTACTGGAATAGCTCGTCCAACAAGCGGTGATTCGCGGCGGCGCCCGATGACACCCACCGCTTCAAACCCAGGTAGGAGCCCAACATGCCACTTCCCGAACTCCCCTCTGATCGTCGCCACTTCATCAAGGTTGCCGGGGCCGTCTCGGCGCTCGGGGCGATGCGTGCTCCGCACGTGTTTGCTCAGGCGGGGGCGAACCACCAGTTTCAGGTGGCGCTGATCGGCGCCGGCGGGCGCGGCACCGGCGCTGCGGTCGATGCGCTGACGGCTTCGGGTTACCCGATCAAGTTGGTCGCCGTCGCCGATGTGTTCAAGCAGAAGGCTGACGAAAGCCTGAACGCCCTGCGGCAACAGTTTGCGGATAAGCCGGAGTTGATCGACGTTCCCGAAGAGCGCTGCTTCATCGGCTTCGACGCCTACAAAAACGCGATCGACGCGCTCCGCCCGGGCGACATTGCGATCTTTGCAACGCCGCTGGCGTTCCGCTGGGTGCATTACCAGTACGCGATCGACAAGGGCGTCCATGTGTTCATGGAAAAGCCGCTTGTCTCCGACGGCCCAACCGGCAAGCGGATGCTGGAGTTGGCGAAGAAAGCCGATGAAAAAAATCTGAAGACGGCCGTCGGGCTGATGGTTCGCCACTGCCGCGCCCGGCAAGAGTTGCATCAGCGGATTCAGGACGGCGAGATTGGCGACCTCGTCGCTATGCGGGCGTACCGGATGCACGGCCCCGTGGGAACTTGCTTTAGCAACGCGAAGCCGGCCGATCGCGACGAACTCGAATGGCAGGTGCAGAACTTCCACAGCTTCCTGTGGGCGAGCGGCGGGTTGTTCAGCGATTTCTACATTCACCAGATCGACGAGGTCTGCTGGATGAAGAACAAGTGGCCGGTGAAGGCCCAAGCACTCGGCGGCCGCCATTACCGCGGCGACGCGGTCGATCAGAACTTCGACACGTACGCGGTCGAGTACACGTTCGACGACGGCACGTCGTTCTTCTTCGACGGTCGCACGATGCTTGGCTGTCGCAACGATATGTCGAGCGTGGTGCTCGGCAGCAAGGGCTCGGCGATCGTCAGCGCTTCGGGCCACCACCCCGGCAAGTGCAAGACGTTCAAGGGTCACAAGCTCGATCGCGACAGCACGGTGTGGGCGTACCCGCAGCCCGAAGCGAATCCTTACCAGCTGGAATGGCAAGATTTCATCGACGCGATCGTCCACGACACGCCATACAACGAAGTGCCGCGCGGCATCGAGGCGAGCCTGGTAACGAGCATGGGTCGCATGGCGGCGCACACGGGGCAGGAGGTCACTTACGATCAAATGCTCAACTGCAAGCACGAAATGGCGCCGGGCGTGGCGGACTTCGCGCAAACAAAGGAAGCGCCGCTGACTCCGGACGATCAGGGCCGGTACCCAGTGCCGAATCCCGGGAAAATTCGCGGCCGCGAGTATTCCGATAAGGCGTAGCGACTGCACTCGCGCTCGTTCCGATCAAGCGATGCGCGGGCGATACGATTGAACGACGAAGCAGCGTCTCTTCGAGCGAGGGACGCCGCTTTTCTCTTTGGTTCAACGACGATAGCGCGGTCGCCGCGAGTTCTGAATCGGCCGGTTATGATTGCCGGCGGCGTTGGCTATAATGATTGACGGCCGCCGCCTGCCGACGGGGATGCTCCGCGCCGGCACGCCTCACTCCGTGAGACGCCGACATGCTCTTTTCGTCTCGTCGTTGGTTTGAATTACTCTGCTGCGCGGCTGCGTTCGCGCTGTGGTTGGGACTGGGTGCGCGCGACGCCGCGGCTGACGAGGCGCGCCCGCCGGTCGATTTTACCCGCGATGTGCGGCCGATCCTTGCGGCGAACTGCCTCCATTGCCATGGGCAGGATCCTTCGCATCGCGAGGCCGACCTGCGGCTCGACGTGTTCGAAGCAGCAGGCGGCGATGGAGTTAGCGGGGCCGCATCAGTAATTGTCCGCGGGACGCCCGCAGAGAGCGAGCTGATCGCCCGCATCACGAGCGACGACGAATCGCTCATCATGCCGCCGATTGATTCGGGCAAGAAGCTGAAGACTGAAGAGATTGAGACGCTGCGCCGGTGGGTGGAGCAGGGGGCGGAGTTCAAGCCGCACTGGGCCTTCGTGGCGCCAGTGAAGCCGGCAGCGCCTGCGGTGAGCGATGTGGCGTGGGTGAAGAACCCGATCGATGCCTTTGTTTTGAATCGGCTCGATCGCGAAAATCTCAAGCCGTCGCCAGCGGCTACGCCGCAGACGCTGCTGCGACGTTTGTCGCTCGACCTGACCGGGCTGCCGCCGACGCTGGAAGAGCTGTCGGAGTTCGAAGCGGAGCTGGCGACTGCCGAGGCGCTCGCCGGCAAGTCGTCCGCGGATGCGACGACGGCGAATGTGGCTAGCGCGTATGGCCGGCAAGTCGATCGGCTGCTCGCCTCGCCCGCTTATGGCGAACGCTGGGCGCGACTGTGGCTCGATGCGGCCCGCTATGCGGACTCCGACGGGTTTGAGAAGGACAAGCCGCGGTTCGTGTGGATGTACCGCGATTGGGTGATCGACTCCTTCAACGCCGACATGCCTTACGACCAGTTCGTCGTCGAGCAGGTAGCCGGCGATCTGCTGCCGAATGCGACGCAAGATCAGCGGGTGGCGACAGGTTACTTGCGGAACTCGATGATCAACGAAGAGGGGGGCATCGACCCCGAGCAGTTCCGCATGGAGGCGATGTACGATCGCATCGACGCGATCGGCAAAGGGGTGCTCGGGCTCACCGTACAGTGCGCGCAGTGCCATACGCACAAGTACGATCCGATCACGCATACCGACTACTACCAACTGTTTGCCTTCTTAAACAATTGCGATGAAGGACAAACGTCGGCCTACACCGATGGCGAGTTGGCTGAGTGGGCGGCGACGCGCGAGCTGATTGAGCGTTTGGAAAATCAGCTCAAAACGGCAACGCCCGACTGGAAAGATAAACTGGCGGCGTGGGAGGCGAGCGTTACCGACGATTCGTCGCAGTGGACCGTCGTGCGGCCGGAGCTTGATGCCAGCGGCGGACAGAAGCACTATTTGCTGAAGGACGGGTCGGTCCTCGCGGCGGGCTATGCGCCGACGAAGCATGCGACCGAGTTTACCGTGACGCTCGACGCTGACGCGAAGGTTTCGGCGGTGCGGCTCGAATTGCTCAACGATCCCAACCTGCCGCATGGCGGGCCTGGGAGGTCGATCGACGGCATGTTCGGCCTCACCGAGATGCGCGTCGCTACTAACTTCGCGGCAGAACCCAACAAGCGCGTCGAGCAGAAAATCGTTTCAGCAACCGCCGACGTCAATCCGCCCGGCCGGCCGCTCGACGTGGCGTTCGACGATCAGAGCAAGCAGCGCCGCGTGACCGGGCCGATCGAGTATGCGATCGACGGCGACAATCTCACCGCCTGGAGCGGCGACATTGGCCCGGGCCGCAGTAACGTGCCGCATCAGGCGGTGTTCGTACTGGAGAAGCCGATCGAAGCGAAGGCGGGGACAAAGCTGACGTTTACGCTCGTGCAGCAACATGGC
This sequence is a window from Lacipirellula parvula. Protein-coding genes within it:
- a CDS encoding SUMF1/EgtB/PvdO family nonheme iron enzyme; amino-acid sequence: MRLHRSRIALIATLAASVCALSASPVWAAVDFAREIQPILEMYCVSCHSADHTDGDVDLSTIEKVRGSEGLLVPGQPEESSLYTLVAVEKDDPQLMPPADQGGPLKSESIELLKTWIAEGATWPEGVTLKVRPKPPAEIPSPDDMELVKRIHAKIVAQAQADGDGAMESYEAEVPETAAPYAMVAIEGGKFLMGSPADEAGRGEEEGPQVEVEVTPFWIGKHEVTWDEYEPFMITGIERLKNGMRKDFDPAVHTDVDAVSQPTTPYVEMSFGMGQYGYPAISMTQHGANKYCQWLSAQTGHFYRLPTEAEWEYACRAGTNTAYSFGDDPAALDDYAWHAGNSEEKYQLVGQKEPNPWGLYDMHGNVAEWTADQFDPNYFKQLKPGAANPFVKPTTLYPRSARGGGWADGPERLRAAARLGSEAAWQEQDPQLPKSQWYLTDAPWLGFRLVRPKEIPSAEEMYFYWNSSSNKR
- a CDS encoding RtcB family protein — encoded protein: MSIATDNDSPSAPSKFQMIADGDATAILPTGGKQKPITVIGTEAIRATFDDLCLQQAINSRLAPGVTDLVLNPDAHCGYGAPVGCVMVSPTHIYPGPVGVDIKCSMSLLQTSLPADAILDRPTRRALINAICERTPTGAGRGQRNAPKSRHVSEALGKRVMVEGASRGVCEELGIPPEWAARCEDSAHVGHDDSTGALALRLEQLMPQMHRFDAKMTQLGSYGGGNHFGECEVVHVEANDRAREAARVFGLVDGGVAFLSHCGSRGIGHQLASGQFKALQGKFAQWDIPLPGGDRELVYAPLGTPEADAYIDDMALGANFATVNHLLINALVLEAFQEVLPGVTGQLVYFISHNIARKEVVNNGIAWVHRKGATRAFPAGHHSLRDTPFAGTGHPILLPGNPQAGSVVMAADAGASVSCYSVNHGAGRQLGRKAAKRALDQKEVDRSFDEADILTNCRAYPIDEAPAAYKDFDEVLRSVKSAGLASEVARLKAKFVVKDGDQADD
- the rtcR gene encoding RNA repair transcriptional activator RtcR; this encodes MKQVAIGLLGSRLDQSIEDANRWQTWRPSVAICQHEDFLIDRFELIYDAAVSRLANSVADDIRSVSPETEVRLHELTFQDPWDFEEVYGGLHAFASSYTFRPESERYLVNITTGTHVQQICLFLLAESGHIPGQLLQASPPRRQQEGQGTYRIIDLDLSRYDQLAARFALEQQESLSFLKSGIQTRNAAFNALIEQIERVAIHSRAPLLITGPTGAGKSQLARRVFELKQQRRQLAGRFVEVNCATLRGDQAMSALFGHEKGAYTGATAKRDGLLRAADGGMLFLDEIGELGLDEQAMLLRAIEEKRFLAVGADREVASDFQLIAGTNRDLQRAVNEGRFREDLLARINLWTFCLPGLAERREDIAPNLEYELTQYSAKTGQVVRMNKEATQRFLQFAETDAATWRANFRDLNAAVTRMATLAAGGRISTDLVEEEIRRLQTQWQPCVVGPNDRSLPELVDASQLDDFDRVQLEEVVRVCRQSKTISDAGRKLFAVSRNLKAKPNDADRLRKYLARFELTWELLHR
- a CDS encoding Gfo/Idh/MocA family protein, which codes for MPLPELPSDRRHFIKVAGAVSALGAMRAPHVFAQAGANHQFQVALIGAGGRGTGAAVDALTASGYPIKLVAVADVFKQKADESLNALRQQFADKPELIDVPEERCFIGFDAYKNAIDALRPGDIAIFATPLAFRWVHYQYAIDKGVHVFMEKPLVSDGPTGKRMLELAKKADEKNLKTAVGLMVRHCRARQELHQRIQDGEIGDLVAMRAYRMHGPVGTCFSNAKPADRDELEWQVQNFHSFLWASGGLFSDFYIHQIDEVCWMKNKWPVKAQALGGRHYRGDAVDQNFDTYAVEYTFDDGTSFFFDGRTMLGCRNDMSSVVLGSKGSAIVSASGHHPGKCKTFKGHKLDRDSTVWAYPQPEANPYQLEWQDFIDAIVHDTPYNEVPRGIEASLVTSMGRMAAHTGQEVTYDQMLNCKHEMAPGVADFAQTKEAPLTPDDQGRYPVPNPGKIRGREYSDKA
- a CDS encoding dockerin type I domain-containing protein — encoded protein: MSATILRRPRVVELLFVIVALAATGSAAHAQLCVFLTGPSYLQDFNALPASGTANNSNSLPQGWAFSEAGTGGTLTYTADNGALSTGNTYSYGASGNSDRAFGELTSGTVNTTLGACFLNNTGFVITSFTIAYTGEMWRLGAADAIVDRLDFEFSVNATSIVDQGPGVVWTAVNTLDFVSPNNTSPAGAKDGNLAANRTTTAPVAVIPSGGIPDGGVFYIRWLANANIGGTNDGLAIDDFKLNINPSADFNQDRAVDGKDFLALQRGMGTTSGASITSGDANRDGAVNILDMIIWKSQFAAIPPAVPVAQPIPEPAALTLALVALATLILRRRPF
- a CDS encoding TROVE domain-containing protein, producing the protein MANKSLFQSLRGVLTPKADAVNEAGGLAYQRTDKQALAQYAATGCLGATFYASAEEQLETVLMLCNAVEPEFIARTAIYARERGHMKDMPALLLAVLSVRSPGLLAEAFDRVIDSPKMLRNFVQIMRSGAVGRKSLGTLPKRLIVQWLEARSDAQLFTGSVGNAPSLADVLRMVHPKPANSTREALYGYLIGRQHNAEVLPELVKQYEKFNRNTNPGKVAVPDVPFQMLTGLPLTKKDWRQIARTAPWQMTRMNLNTFLRHEVFEDAEMTTLIANRLRDPRLVEKARVFPYQLMTAYANADARVPTAVRESLQDAMELSLKNVPRIAGKAFICPDVSGSMHSPVTGHRPGATTAVRCIDVAALVAAAVLRQNPEAEVLPFNDKTVDVRLNPRDSVMTNAQKLSALPPSGTNCSAPLRTLNERRAVGDLVVFVSDNESWIDTPAYGRFGGGRTATMNEWSAFKARNPRARMVCIDIQPSGTVQAKERDDVVNVGGFSDQVFELLANVASGQFASDHWVRVIEAVSL